CTAATGTTTCTGCCAGGTGAGACACAACATATGTGCTGCACAAGGTGTTACAGAGAATGCACTCTGATACGGTTAGTGTCATTCTCTCAATTTATTTTCGTCATCAGtgtctgaaatgtttatttgcCACCCATGCAGGTTCTGGCTAGCAGATTGCCACCAGATCCCAGAGACAGTGGGTTTGGCCATGCAGCTGTACAGGGAGCTGATCTGCGTGCCCTACATGGccaagtttgttgtgtttgccaAGATGAACGACCCAGTGGAGTCCAAGCTGAGGTGCTTCTGTATGACGGACGACAAGGTCGACAAAACCCTGGAGCAACAGGAGAACTTTGAGGAGGTGGCCAGGAGCAAAGACATAGAGGTACGGAGTCCTGTGTTGATTACttggtatttgttttattgcttttcgTCCTCAATAAAACTGGCAGGCCAAGATCACATCCAGGTGTTTGGACTGTACTTGGTCGGATCACTGATCATGTTTTACAAATCCACAAGAACTTAACAATAGACCAAGAATGCATATTGAGAAaagctcttcttcctcaggcCTCTTTAGCCGTGCTTTCTGCCATGCTTGGCTGATTAGGGTAATTAAACCCATGCACAAACCAAAGACACTTGCGCTCCCTCTGCAAGGCCAGTAGAGGTTCAGCCTTTTTGCCTCTGGTACTGGGTTCCATTGCACATACAGATGATCCCCAGATGTGCCAAAATTGCCCATTATGAGAGCTTACTTGTGTGctgtgttccatcttcatttACTATGACCCAGTAACATATAATCCGGTTCTTGTACCTCTGTAGTAAATTTAGAAGTGAAGAACATTCATCATGAGACAAAACCTGTACAAATAAACTCTGTAGATATTCAGATATActcaaatttttaattttcgaGCAGGAGGCGTTCCATTTTCTATCAGAGTGTTTGGAAAACTAGTTGCATAGATAAATACTCCGTTATATATGCTGCAGACAGTAAACTCGACTTCGACAACTGCAGTTGTTAATTAGTCCAAGCATCTTTGTATGAATTGTGTTCTGTACAATAAAACGCAACATTTTACTTCATGTTATAAAGTTTTGGATTCGATATTGTCTAGGATTAGAAGCGAGTTTCAAACTTGTCGAGATAAATTGCTAATTTTGTTTATCATGAGTGTTGTTTTTACTTCAGGTTCTGGAGGGAAGGCCCATCTATGTGGATTGTTACGGAAACCTGGCTCCTCTAACCAAAGCTGGTCAGCAGTTAGTTCTGAACTTCTACGCCTTCAAGGAGAACCGCTTGCCTTTCTGTGTCAAGGTACCCTGGCATACAGCACACTCCGTCATCATTATTACCTCCTGCTCAAGCTGGAACGTGGAGCAGGAGCCTCTATAAATCAGTGtcacaaaacttttttttaaaaagttactaAAATTACActcgagatgagatgagatgagatgaaatttAGAGTTCTGTCCTTCTCTGCCCCTCTTACCAGTCAATTCTAGTTTCATGTAGAGTTAAAGTGGTTTACAAAGTATAACCCAGTTTCCTTTCCTGCTAAATATCCTCATCTCATTGATCTACCCATTAACTCTCCATAATCGATCCTTTAATCGATGTTTAATGGGTGTGCATTAGATCAGGCACTACTTTATCACAACACCACCACTAAAGAATGAAGGCATGGCCTGGGTAACACTGCAAGagaatgtgtaaaaacaaaattaaaggTACGAGTTGAAGTTTTCTGTTGAATAGAGGATAGACATTTCAGGCCATACAAGATGCACTCATTTTAAACCTTCTGTCCGTGGCTTCAAACATTAAATTTCACACATTGATGAATTTGTTGAGTGCAGCTTTGTGTGAAAAATGGCCATGAAGCACAGTTGTAGAGAAgcaaggagtaaaaaaaaaaaatacaaatacctGAGTGCACAGTTAAtaataggagaaaaaaaagaaaggagtaCATAAAGAAGCGATTTTCTCTCTCTAGGTTAGAGATCCCAGTCAGGAGCCATGCGGCCGCCTCACTTTCCTGAAAGAGTGTAAGACCATGAAAGGCATTCCACAAACGGCCGTGTGCAACCTGAACATCACACTTCCTGCGGTGAAGAAGGTAAGGCAGTGTGAACTCACCATTCTCTGTTGTCACGTCCATAATCATACTCATGGTCAGGGTTAGTTATCAGCCCCACCAGTAACACTGAAAgataaaaagacagagaaagacttTGGCCAAACTGCCGCCACTGTGTCTTTTATCTGTTTCAAGCTTCTCTCTATGTATATCGGTTACCTTTGCAGTGGATTCTCGTCATTGGCTGTTTCATTTTGCTCCTACCTGCTTTTTGATTTGGATGACATGCTTTTTGGCTGAGGGCTTCTGTGCAAAACAGTTTTTAGGGCTGGCTTTTTTGTGGCTTGACTTCTTTTgccgtctctgctgctgctttagttttttgtgtgcgtgtgtttgtttggtctattttctttttttttttgcttttgtttgctaaAGTCGCTTCTCTTCTGCGTTGGAGCTTCTGTCAATCACTCCTTTTTCACACCCTGAtgtttcttttccccccctgcTTTCCATTATGTTACACCCCCTGTTTCTGCAATGCATCTTGGGAACCAGGAAATGGAGTCAGATGCCGAGGATGAGGTAAACCACACCCTCCCCACCATGTGCTTTCCTCTGCGCTAGATCTATAGCGGCCCCGCTCTGCTCTTCATAGCCTTATTCTTTCTGCTTCCTACACGGGCAATACAAGCTTTCTACATCCAAAGCAACATTTAGCAGCTCAGTTTTTGCATGatatatagtaaataaaaattacttGCTTCATGTTCTTATCCCCTGCGCTCTACAGAATGTGACAGAAGTGACTCCGGAAGTCGCTTGTCCTTAAGTCAAGGTTcaacaaattttaatttaaagtttgtaTCATGAGTAACTCAAGCTAATTTGATTAGCTTGTCATTGTAGCACCGACATTTACAGTGCAGTGAATACTCTTAAAAGAGAATTTGCAATTCTGCAATTAAATATGGGCTGCTTTTTTATGCAGACTACAGGGTTTGCTTTAATTTGACATTTCAGGGTCCAAATGCTGCTCCGCTGGCAGCACTATTGACTGTAGGGTGACCTAGAACTGATaggtttttgtcttgtttgctATTGTTGCAGACTGAAAAGCCAGAACGACGTCATACCTTTGCATCCCTAGCCTTACGTAAGCGCTACAGCTATCTGGCCGAGCCTGCACTGAGTGAGTTTGACATCTTCACTAACAAACCCTTTGATGACTATAATAATGCCAAGATTCGTAGTTACGATAGTTGATTAACACTTTTAATTAACCTGTAAAATGCGTGATCAATATTTAGATAGATGTGACCCAatgtaataaatacatatttctcATCCTACATACATGCACTGTCCACATGCTTGTTATCAACATGGTACATATTTTTCTGCATGGGTCAATGAGTGGTTTTTAAGTTTCTGTGCCATACTTGCCCACGTTGTGAGTTGTACCTCTTCTGggtttgtttgattgatttcCACTGCTGAGTTTTACAAGTCTGAATGCACTAAAATTTTTCTTTGACTTGCCTACATAGTAGGCATTTTGGAAGTAGGTCAAAGgaaaattttatttgtattacatTTGTCCCCTTGGAGTTTAAAGCTCTTTTTGGCTTTGTGATGATGTAGCAGCTTTATGTGGGACAACAATGCATGTTAGACGTCTTGACTTTGGCTTTCTTTCAAGTGTTTCTTCTAAGTTTGTCACAGTTTCTGCTTGTCACCGATTGGATGCTGCATGacaaaatggaccaaaacttTAGTCTTCGGGCGgtcattttgtcatattttgttctccaaacaaaaaaaaaaggaccttgGTTCTGTTGTATCGTAGCGTCTAAATTGTCTTTGAGGAATCTGTcattatatcattttttttggaCCAAACAGATAAAAGGCACTTTAAAAGCAGATTGAGATCAGAGTCAGAATCCATATGCTGGTATTTGAACATCTGAAGTCCAAAGAgagaagttgtttttgtgttaacaaAGGTGCATTTGTCGTGCCATTTTCTGTTGTCAGCTGTTGGTCTACACCATGTCTTTGGAAGTTTACTTTGCTGCTTTTTGtgctttgttcagttttttccttatgttgtttttgctgttgttgttgttgtttgtgtcatcTTCCAATCCTGAATCATACAGGAACACACCTGTTTCTTTTAATAACTCCATCCATTTAAGTCAATACTCAAATATATTACCTCAGCACATAAAActgctgtttttccttcctAATACTAGGATTGCATCACTGACctactcttcctcctctggtcTCTCCTTTCACATTTTGTTCATCCTTTTTCTTACCCTACATAATTTTCTGTTATCTTTACTATTCTACATTCTttcggttgttttttttttttattttccattcctTCTTCATCATAATTTCTACAAATTCACCTGAAGAAACTGCAGTCGAGCGAAGCACAACCGCAAGAACACTGCCTGCTGGTTACCCTCACAAACCTGTCTTTCCAACCAGACCTTACCCACCATGGTCGACTGCTCCTATTACCGTCCCTGGCCAAACAAGGCCCCTCGGAGTGGGGGGTTCCATCACCTGTACCGATTCACCGGCCGGCtcaccagctgcttctccattaAAATCTACCTGGCCCCTCTCAACCCCTTCACCTGCATGCCCTGCAACTATCAAACTAACACTGggagctccaccaccaccacccaaccAGTCGTCCCCAGTTAAATCTGTCAGTGACATAGTGTCCTCATCTCCCATCAGATCATACAGGACTATGCCCTCTCCCATTAAAACTGTTGTCCAGCACGGTCAGTACCCTGCCCAGGTCTCTGGAAGCCCTTGTAAACTTGCCACAGACCCTGCTTCTATAAAAAACCTTGCTTCAGCGTACACGTCAAGGACTTCTTCACTTCACTTAGTACCCAATGGTTCTATACCAGAGAGGTCTTCAGCTCCTATTCCTCCTGCAACATCACAGAAGACACCATACAATATGTACAATTCTAATCTGCCTTTTAAAACTGCCCTTGGACCCACAGTTGTGACAGATGCAGGGGCACTCCCTATTTCTTCTGTTAAAAACATCTCCACTCTGTCCTCCTTGAAAACGTCTGTTGATTCAACACTCTCATCTCGAGGAGGAAGGACTTCCCTCTCATCTCTGTCCTCAACTGGCCAGACAACAATTCCCTCCTCTGAATTCTCTATGATGAATGGATCAGTTTCACCAGTTAAAtatccatcctcctcctccacgccaTCCTCCCCTTCTTCACGCCTTCTCTCAGAGAGGAGTAGCAGCCTACAGGAGAGGATTCAGGCCACCACCCAGGCAGCAACCTCTGGTGTCAGTGCCGCCATAAACGAAGCCATAGACTCATACTCCGTCTCGGGCTATGGCACTCTTAAATCACTAACCTCCTCGCGTAGAACTGCAACTACAAGTTCTGCTTACGGTTCTCTGAGATCTGTAACTGCCCCCACCAGCTCAACAGGCTCATCAAATACAATGACTGTACCTGTTTATTCATTGGTCAATGTCATCCCAGAGACTCCTGTCAAACCAGGGCCTGGGTCACTCAAAATGGCGCTTCCTGACTCCTCCCGTGCCTCATCCTcaacttcttcctctttgtcttcctgtGTTACTGCAACAAAATTAAAGTCCCAATTGAAATCCCCTCCTTTTATCACGCCGCCCATTATCCATCCGACAGCAGCTTCCAACCAGGAAATACTGAAAGATGTAGCAGACATGAAAGAAGATCTAATCAGAATGACAGCTATcttacaaacagacacacagacagcagcTAAAACTGTACAAACATCACATACTGGCACTCCCAAAGAGGCTAAAATAGAGGATGAGGAGCCATTTACTCTTgtggagaaagtgaaagaagatTTAGTCAAAGTCAGTGAGATATTACAGAAAGATGTCATAAGCGAAGGTAAGACCATTGCAGGTAAAGAGAAAGCCTCAGAGGATGAATGGGAGGAGTTTTCCAAAGATGAAATTGAGGAGGCACAAAGAAGTGCCCTTTTAGATTATTATCCACCTTTTGATGAAAACACCCTTCTATTAAAGCACCCGTCCATGTCAGGCAAAGATTTAGAATTGGCAAAAGTTGTAGATTATCTTACAAATGACATTGGTGCTAACTCCCTCTCAAAAATGGCCGAGCTGAAATGTAGGTATGAGGAGGAGGCAAAaagggaaggagaagagaagcaaAAACGTGTTCTCAAACCATCAATGTCAATACAAGAGCACAAACTCAAAATGCCTCCACCAGTTTCGGGCATGCTTAGGTCTCCCTCAGAGAAGGACCTAAGCAAACTCGCAGAGTCATATCAGGGATCGGACACAATACTAGAATCACCTGAGGACCTGTCTCATGAGCAGGATAAGAGTCCGCTGTCAGACAGCGGGTTTGAGACCAGGAGTGAAAAGACTCCCTCTGCTCCTCAAAGTGCAGAGAGCACAGGACCTAAGCCTTTGTTCACAGATTCACCTATCCCTCCTTGTGTAACTGAGACCAGGACCGAAGTGGTCCACATTAGAAGCTTTGAACAGCCTGATGATCCTTGTGAGCCTGGATTCATGGAGGAGGCTGCATCGGCTCTACCGGCTATGGAGCCAGAAATAGCTTCAGCAAATTCTAGCAAAGCCTTGCAGATGAAAATGCCAGAAGAGGACTCAATGATGAACAAAAGTATGTGTCTTAAAGAGGAAACTCATATTACTACCACTACACGAATGGTCTATCACAAGCCCCAGCTCACTGATGGTGCAGAGATGATAGAGGAAGGCATGTCGGTTAGAGATATAATGAAAGCTTTCCAGTCAGGCAGGGACCCATCTAAGGACCTGGCAGGTCTTTTTGAACATAAGGCTAGCCAGGATTCTGTCAAAGGTGATGAACTAACACCTAGATTTCTTGATAGAGACATTAAATCGAAACCCAAAGTTGAAAGGATAATTGAGGTTCATATTGAAAAGGGCCACAGCTCTGCAGAGCCAACTGAGTTCATCATCAGGGAAACCAAGAAACATCCTGAGCTTTATGTCTATAAAGGGGACCGTGGAATAAGGGAACTAACTGATTATGATGAAGcccaacaagaagaagaggagcttACTGCAGAAGAATCACTGCCCTCCTTCCTCGAAACATCACGTGTTAATACCCCTGTGTCACAGGAGGAGGATAGCCGCCCAAGTTCCGCCCAACTGATGGCAGATGATTCATATAAAGCTCTAAAGCTATTGAGCCAGCACtcagtagaatactgtgatgaTGAGCTATCTGAGATCCGAGGCGAGTCGTATAGGTTTGCCGAGAAAATGCTTCTCTCAGAAAAACTTGATGTGTCATCACTGCCGCAGTCTGACACAGAGGATTCAGCAACGATGACTGACAAAAGTCGGCACCTAGTTTCTGAGGAGAGTGGTAGCCGTAGTACTGAGACTATGAGTCAGCAACATGGAAGCCCCAAAAGGGAGTTTGTTTCTAAGTCATCTAAAGATGGATCCCCGAAATCTGGTAAATTCTTGCACAGGGATGATCCATCTCAGTTTGATAAAGTGACGGTGCTCCATTACTCCACAGAACAAGGCAGCCCCAAACATGCAGTCTGGATGAGATTTACAGAGGATAAACATGACAGAAGCAGGGAGAAGCTACTTTATGAGGATAGGGTTGACCAAACTGTAAAggaagctgaagaaaaactcaGTGAAGTGTCACAGTTCTTCCGTGACAAAACAGAGAAGCTCAATGATGAGCTGCAATCTCCTGAGAAAAAGCCTGTAAGACGAGAGCCAAAGGAACCAAGGTCCTGGCCTAGCTCAGCCTGTAGCAGCCctgagaaaacacagcaaaaaccTAAGGTAGGAGAAGAGGCTTTCAGCAAAAGCAAACTCAGGGAGCCATCAGTTGGTAAAATGTTTGGCAGCACCACAactgctgaaaagaaaagctccAGCTTACCAAGCAGTCCCCAGAAAAGTGTTCTGTCTCATACCAGTGAggataaaattaaacaaactaagACTAGTGAGTCTGAACCTTCTTCCCCTGCTCATGTAAAATCAACATCTAAAGTAAGTGCTGTGAGAATGAAGTTTGAATCTGAGGCTCAGAAAATTGTTCAAAGTCAGTCTAGTCCAACCAAAATTCCTCCTCCAGTGCAGCCAAAACCTTCAATTAAGAAATTACAGGAGAGCAAGCTTCCCATTTATCAGTTTGCAGGAGGAAAATCATCCAAATctgaaacaacagaagaagGAAGCACTAAAAAGGATGTTGAGAAGGACATAGGTGACAGTAAACCCACTTTAATGTCAATGCCTAAATCTTCAAAAGTTGACAAAAACATCCCAGAAGCCTTGCCACAAATTAATGAAACAAAGTCTGACAAAGCAACTGCTAAAGGGAAAGTTATTCACTCCAGTCTTACTCAGGAAATTAAAGAAAGCATTAAAGTTCAGAAAGCTCAGGCTCCTGCCCTCCGTGACACTGCTAAACTGGCAGAAAAAGTCAGCGATGCTAAAAAATATCAGCAAATCACAACAATTGAGTCAGCCTCCAAAGAAATGgtcacagagctgcagagagatgCAGAGGAACCACTAAACAAAAACctcagaaaaaagacagaatccCAAATTCCTGTAAGAACAACACCCTCCACTTTAGATAATGATCCCACAAAGAAGCAGACATTAGCTAAACCCTCACAGATACCTACTCTGTCTAAAACCAAAATACTCAGTCCTGACGCAACCCCTGCAAAAACAGATCTAACCTTTGAAATTCTTGATAATGCACCCAGAGATTCCAACTCCAATAACCTTCCTAGTCCCAGAGAAATGCTGGAGAAAGTCATAACCCCTCCTGTTGCTATAACAACCAAAGAAGATCCAAAGAACTTCAAGGGCATCAAAACGTTGCCTGTTTATGTCAGTGTCCAGGTCGGCAGGCAGGCGGAGAGGGAAGCAAAGGGAGCAGTGTACACAGTCAAACAGAAATCAAACTCAGCACTCAGCCCTATAAGCCCAGATGATGACACACTAGAACAGGTCTCTTTCATTGACAGCTCAGGAAAAAGCCCCCTTACTCCAGAGACCCCCAGCTCTGAGGAGGTCAGCTATGAGATTACATGTAAGACCCCTGATGGCTTGATGGAATTCCTGACAGGGAAACCAAGCCCCATTATGGAAGTATCTGAGGAATTAGAGGAAGACGATCAGGGCAACGTTGAGACCTTAACAGAAAGTAAAACTGGTGTTCATGTTACCCAGGCTGACCTAGCTAATGCCAACGAAGAAGAAAGGACAGTTACTGATAACCAGCAGGATTTTACCAATAATTTCAACCAGCAAGAAACAACAATGTCTGATATGCGTGATGAAATAACAGGGCAAGAGAGGCAAGAAGTCTCAAAAGATAAAGGTATTGCATATATTGAgttccctccccctcctcctctggacTCAGTTTCAGAAAATTCCGACCCAGAAAGGAAAGGTTCCTGTGCATCTTcagagactgagacagaaaTGATGGACGTGAACTTACAGGAAGAGCATGACAAGCATCTGCTGACCGAGCCAATTATACGGATACAGCCACCTTCCCCGGTGAACCTTGGGGCAGATGACAGTCAATCAGATGACGACAATGGGGACGATGAGTCAATCTTTCAACCGATTCCTTGTAAGAAATTCACTTTCAAAGttcctgaggaggaggagaagaagaaggagaaggaaaagacagctaaagtgaaaaaacatgacaaaaatggaaataataaagaaCCTCAAAATGGGACCAATGGTTCCAATGGTTCCAGCAATGGATCTAAAGGTTCTAATGGCAAAGCAGAGGATTATGAATATGAACAAAATGGAAATGACCAGTCAATAACTGATTGTTCGATAGCCACAACGGCTGAGTTTTCTCATGACACAGATGCGACTGAAATAGATTCCCTTGACGGGTATGAACTTCAGGATGAGGATGATGGCCTGTGCGAGCAGGCAGATTTAAGGCTGTTTGGTCTCCCAGACAGCCGGAGAGACGTCTGGGCGACAGACTCGTATAGGTCCTGTGACCGCTCTTTTACCCAGACCAAACTGGAGGTTATTGAAGAGGAGAAAACTCCAGAGGAATGTCAAAAGGACACTGTCAAAAATGATATACCTTCAAATGGTGTTCAGTCTGATGGTGTTAGTAAAGATGGAGCTAAAAGTCAGGAGCAAAAACTCTCTGATAAAGAGGGATTTTCAGACACTTACTTTAGTTATAAGTTAGAAGAGGAGTTTAACTCTCCTTTTAAGACTGTTGCCACTAAAGGGCTGGACTTTGACCCTTGGCCCAGTaaaggtggagaagaagaaatcgtTGACATGGGAGGGACAAGGGGAAGCAATGGTGAGCCTAAGCCTTATGGATCGGCAGTCGACGACCAGTCTCAGGTCACAACACCAGATACTACCCCAGCCCGAACTCCAACGGATGATAGCACGCCGACGAGCGAGCCAAACCCATTCCCCTTCCATGAAGGGAAGATGTTTGAGATGACACGCAGTGGTGCGATTGACATGAGCAAGAGGGACATGGTGGAGGAGAGGCTCCAGTTTTTTCAGATTGGTGAGCATTCCTACTCAGCGGGCAGGTACAGGGTTAGGGACTCAGAGATTGAAGCCTCCTCACAACACAGGGATCAATTTATTATTCAAGATCCTACAAGTATCTTATCAGTCCCTCAAATCTCTATTCAGACTACTACTGTCCAGCTAGAAATATCAAAGGCGGCTGGGAGTTACAGCATGTGCAGAGATTCAGCCTCAAACCCAGAGCCTAAATTTTCCACTTTTAAAACAGGATTCAAGCAATCACATGATAAAACCTCAGATACTTCAGGTAGCACTTCTAAATGTAGAACTCAAAGCACCTTGAATTGTTCTAATGACAAAACCTCAGGAACAACTGTAGATAGTTTTTACTCTGCAACATCAAATTATGCAGATTATTGTACTTTAATTACATCAACCATTACAGATAACAGTTTGAATAATAAATCCTCTTGCACTACACAAGATTATTCAAATAGCAGAATTCCTTCAGGTACATTCCAACAGAGCACAGTTTATTCTTATGGCCATTCACAACAGGTTAGCAATTCCCAAACAAGTAGCAGCAATACCAGTAGCAACATCCCTGATACCAATTTTATCAATTCAGGTGTCTTTCAGCCTGGCAGTATTGTGTTCAACTTGTTGTCCTCCTCAGCACCCACTCTGCAGGAGGTCAGCAGGATTGAAACATCCTTCAGCCAGTTAGAGGCAAACAGCAGGGACAGCAGGACGTTTCCTTGTGTAGCAATAATAAACATGGAAGCCAAAGAGAGCAAAGGCCAGATATTGAAATCCAGGTTACCACTGAGGGTGCCCTGCCTAAAACTATGCAGTCAGAGTCACCCAATTATGAAATACCagacacaagaaaacaaattcCTAATTAGGAAACACACTATGCAAAAAGCCAGGGAAAGATTGGACCCTTTTCAGGGTTTATTTCCAAAGTCTAGGATCCCAGTGATGAAAGCCATTAAATACCCGTCTTGTTCTCAGGGGCGGAATCAGGTTAGAACCAAATCTGCAATTAGTGATGGGAGCATTAAAACAGCCAAGGGTGATAAGCAGCAAACAAAGAACAGATTCAGTACTGAACACAGATACAGTTTAACAAAGCCCCCCAGAAGAGGTACCCCAaaagatacagagagaaaaaacagcgCAGCActctcaaaaaacacaaaaacgaAT
This window of the Mugil cephalus isolate CIBA_MC_2020 chromosome 16, CIBA_Mcephalus_1.1, whole genome shotgun sequence genome carries:
- the LOC125022127 gene encoding ankyrin-3-like isoform X35 — translated: MAHAASQLKKKADENLNAAEDEKEKKKGKKKLREVKKKTDVNACYLRAARAGNLEKALDYLKNGVDINICNQNGLNALHLASKEGHVEVVAELIKQGANVDAATKQKGNTALHIASLAGQTDVVKELVTHGANVNAQSQNGFTPLYMAAQENHMDVVQFLLDNGSSQSIATEDGFTPLAVALQQGHDQVVSLLLENDTKGKVRLPALHIAARKDDTKAAALLLQNDHNADVESKMMVNRTTESGFTPLHIAAHYGNINVATLLLNRGAAVDFKARNDITPLHVASKRGNSNMVRLLLERGAKIDARTKDGLTPLHCGARSGHEQVVEMLLDRGAPILSKTKNGLSPLHMATQGDHLNCVQLLLHHEVPVDDVTNDYLTALHVAAHCGHYKVAKVIVDKKANPNAKALNGFTPLHIACKKNRVKVMELLLKHGASIQAVTESGLTPIHVAAFMGHENIVHQLIHHGASPNTSNVRGETALHMAARAGQSNVVRYLVQNGARVDAKAKDDQTPLHISSRLGKLDIVHQLLANGACPDATTSSGYTPLHLAAREGHRDIAAALLDQGASLGIITKKGFTPLHVAAKYGKIEVANLLLQKNAPPDAAGKSGLTPLHVAAHYDNQKVALLLLNQGASPHAAAKNGYTPLHIAAKKNQMEITTTLLEYGASTSTVTRQGITPLHLAAQEGNVDIVTLLLARDAPINMGNKSGLTPLHLAAQEDKVNVAEVLVNQGAVVDPETKLGYTPLHVACHYGNVKMVNFLLKNQAKVNAKTKNGYTPLHQAAQQGHTHIINLLLQYGASPNELTTNGNSALSIARRLGYISVVDTLKVVTEETVTTQTVTEKHKINVPETMNEVLDMSDDEVCKANVPEMLTEDYFSDVEEEMDFENICISYSCDDAMTGDTDKYLAPQDLRELGDDSLPQEGYMGFSVGARSQSPKVSLRSFSSDRSNTLNRSSFTRDSMMIEEILAPAKEMMLCKEKSFIVEQHNKHLAVAKDFDSDSLRRYSWTGDALDNVNLVSSPIHSGFSSPLPQYDSRFLVSFMVDARGGSMRGSRHNGMRIIIPPRKCTAPTRITCRLVKKHKLASPPPMVEGEGLASRLVEVGPAGAQFLGPVIVEIPHFGSMRGHERELILLRSENGETWKEHLYDCKTDDLNQLLNGMDEELDSPDELERKRICRIITKDFPQYFAVVSRIRQETNQMGPEGGTLCSRSVPLVQASFPEGALTKKIKVGLQAQPVPDEAVKKILGNRATFSPIVTVEPRRRKFHKPITMTIPIPPLSGEGLTNGYKGDSTPCLRLLCSITGGTSPAQWEDITGTTPLTFVNDCVSFTTNVSARFWLADCHQIPETVGLAMQLYRELICVPYMAKFVVFAKMNDPVESKLRCFCMTDDKVDKTLEQQENFEEVARSKDIEVLEGRPIYVDCYGNLAPLTKAGQQLVLNFYAFKENRLPFCVKVRDPSQEPCGRLTFLKECKTMKGIPQTAVCNLNITLPAVKKEMESDAEDETEKPERRHTFASLALRKRYSYLAEPALKTAVERSTTARTLPAGYPHKPVFPTRPYPPWSTAPITVPGQTRPLGVGGSITCTDSPAGSPAASPLKSTWPLSTPSPACPATIKLTLGAPPPPPNQSSPVKSVSDIVSSSPIRSYRTMPSPIKTVVQHGQYPAQVSGSPCKLATDPASIKNLASAYTSRTSSLHLVPNGSIPERSSAPIPPATSQKTPYNMYNSNLPFKTALGPTVVTDAGALPISSVKNISTLSSLKTSVDSTLSSRGGRTSLSSLSSTGQTTIPSSEFSMMNGSVSPVKYPSSSSTPSSPSSRLLSERSSSLQERIQATTQAATSGVSAAINEAIDSYSVSGYGTLKSLTSSRRTATTSSAYGSLRSVTAPTSSTGSSNTMTVPVYSLVNVIPETPVKPGPGSLKMALPDSSRASSSTSSSLSSCVTATKLKSQLKSPPFITPPIIHPTAASNQEILKDVADMKEDLIRMTAILQTDTQTAAKTVQTSHTGTPKEAKIEDEEPFTLVEKVKEDLVKVSEILQKDVISEGKTIAGKEKASEDEWEEFSKDEIEEAQRSALLDYYPPFDENTLLLKHPSMSGKDLELAKVVDYLTNDIGANSLSKMAELKCRYEEEAKREGEEKQKRVLKPSMSIQEHKLKMPPPVSGMLRSPSEKDLSKLAESYQGSDTILESPEDLSHEQDKSPLSDSGFETRSEKTPSAPQSAESTGPKPLFTDSPIPPCVTETRTEVVHIRSFEQPDDPCEPGFMEEAASALPAMEPEIASANSSKALQMKMPEEDSMMNKSMCLKEETHITTTTRMVYHKPQLTDGAEMIEEGMSVRDIMKAFQSGRDPSKDLAGLFEHKASQDSVKGDELTPRFLDRDIKSKPKVERIIEVHIEKGHSSAEPTEFIIRETKKHPELYVYKGDRGIRELTDYDEAQQEEEELTAEESLPSFLETSRVNTPVSQEEDSRPSSAQLMADDSYKALKLLSQHSVEYCDDELSEIRGESYRFAEKMLLSEKLDVSSLPQSDTEDSATMTDKSRHLVSEESGSRSTETMSQQHGSPKREFVSKSSKDGSPKSGKFLHRDDPSQFDKVTVLHYSTEQGSPKHAVWMRFTEDKHDRSREKLLYEDRVDQTVKEAEEKLSEVSQFFRDKTEKLNDELQSPEKKPVRREPKEPRSWPSSACSSPEKTQQKPKVGEEAFSKSKLREPSVGKMFGSTTTAEKKSSSLPSSPQKSVLSHTSEDKIKQTKTSESEPSSPAHVKSTSKVSAVRMKFESEAQKIVQSQSSPTKIPPPVQPKPSIKKLQESKLPIYQFAGGKSSKSETTEEGSTKKDVEKDIGDSKPTLMSMPKSSKVDKNIPEALPQINETKSDKATAKGKVIHSSLTQEIKESIKVQKAQAPALRDTAKLAEKVSDAKKYQQITTIESASKEMVTELQRDAEEPLNKNLRKKTESQIPVRTTPSTLDNDPTKKQTLAKPSQIPTLSKTKILSPDATPAKTDLTFEILDNAPRDSNSNNLPSPREMLEKVITPPVAITTKEDPKNFKGIKTLPVYVSVQVGRQAEREAKGAVYTVKQKSNSALSPISPDDDTLEQVSFIDSSGKSPLTPETPSSEEVSYEITCKTPDGLMEFLTGKPSPIMEVSEELEEDDQGNVETLTESKTGVHVTQADLANANEEERTVTDNQQDFTNNFNQQETTMSDMRDEITGQERQEVSKDKGIAYIEFPPPPPLDSVSENSDPERKGSCASSETETEMMDVNLQEEHDKHLLTEPIIRIQPPSPVNLGADDSQSDDDNGDDESIFQPIPCKKFTFKVPEEEEKKKEKEKTAKVKKHDKNGNNKEPQNGTNGSNGSSNGSKGSNGKAEDYEYEQNGNDQSITDCSIATTAEFSHDTDATEIDSLDGYELQDEDDGLCEQADLRLFGLPDSRRDVWATDSYRSCDRSFTQTKLEVIEEEKTPEECQKDTVKNDIPSNGVQSDGVSKDGAKSQEQKLSDKEGFSDTYFSYKLEEEFNSPFKTVATKGLDFDPWPSKGGEEEIVDMGGTRGSNGEPKPYGSAVDDQSQVTTPDTTPARTPTDDSTPTSEPNPFPFHEGKMFEMTRSGAIDMSKRDMVEERLQFFQIGPQSPCERTDLRMAIVADHLGLSWTELARELDFSVEEINFIRVENPNSLTAQSFMLLKKWVHRDGKNATTDALTAVLTKINRLDIVTLLEGPIFDYGNISGTRCFADDNAVFPDQSDGYQNIELELRTPTDLNYVPPTPLRSDDFFSEGDGSVESPSKTVLTRPSDLSLTQTTSTSSSDPVTVAPGPSSNGLEPPIAGAEDTALTGGERRLSEEEKPGPDNDRRAVEQSGNGAEELIAEGGVVLESLGGNLKAEVTSDAGPGNGKEDEEEMTQERLQSLLEDIKLEGGVEDEEMTEERVKAILEEARKAEKDFFSVPGWRSETSGAAVESAAQRRSPGTEEGSPDSLADSLEQPPAQNGGHTEAAGEGKAKEAKKKEDSSTAGPSRGREEGGDRSQHKVQSGDGANKKQGKKSHS